DNA sequence from the Chitinophaga flava genome:
CGTACCCATTCCGCCAGTAACGAAACCGGCTTTAATCAGGAGCCCTGGAGCTTTGGACCGGAATATGAAAAAATAGTCACCAAATTCATTTCCCTACGCTACCAGCTACTCCCTTATATGTATACCACCTTCTGGCAATATGCGACCAACGGTACGCCCATGCTGCGTCCGCTGGCATTTGTTGCTCAGCATGATCCCGCCACACATAATTGCAGCCATGAATTTATGCTGGGTGATGCATTGCTGATCAGCCATGTCAGCGAAGAAGGTATGAAGGAAAAAAACGTTTACCTGCCTGAAGGGAAATGGTATTACTTCTGGAATGATAAGGTGTACACCGGCCGGCAAAATATAACTGTACCCACACCGCTGGAAGAGATGCCACTGTTTGTAAAAGCTGGCGCAGTAGTGCCCCGTTACCCGGAAATGCAGTATACCCACGAAACACCTGTCACCGAAATGTTGCTGCATGTCTACTATGGTGAAGGAGTCGTGAAAAGTGTACTCTATGAAGATGCCGGTGATCATTATGGTTATAAAAACGGACAGTACAATGTTATCAACTTTAAACAAGTTTCTACTGCCGATCAGTTTGTACTGAAAAAGAAATATTACGTTAACTATGAAGTATCGTATACCCATCACCGTATTTTCCTGCACGGGCTCCCTTTCCAGGCAGCTACTGTAACGGTAGACGGCACCGTTATCTCTTTAAACAGCGATAACTATTTGTCAGATGGTTCGATTTCGTTTATAGCTGACCGTGGGTTTGAACAAATCGTGATCAACAGAGGTTGATGCTGATTTTATTATACCGGTCATGTGAATCTGTTTTTAGATTGACATGACCGGTTTTTATTTTCAGGAAGACATTTCACATCATGAGCAATATCCAGCCAACCATCCATCATCAGCGATTACACCAATAAGCTTCTGCACGGTAATACAATTATCTCTGCCACAAAAGACCCTTCATTAAATTGGATTCCTACCAAAATGATCGCAGCACAACACGACGAGACTTATTACTCACTTCAGGTCTTTGGTACAACACCATGACTCTTCCTATACTCAGCCACCTGCTGATATTTCAAATTTTCCAACAAGCAGCATACCTCGCAATCCAGACAGGGCAAGATTTAGCAGCATACCAGACACATGAATAATGTATCATCAATGCAGGTAGTTACTTTAAAATGAGATGCGTAAAAGTGGTAAGAAATTATAACATTCAGTGGAGCAGGTTTTAAAAGAAAAAGGCTCTCAGATAGAGATCTGCCGCCGGGTTCCTAACCTATGCCAACTTTAGAGATTGTAAAAGTAAAGGCTTCATGGCTTAGTACAAAATCCCGGGAGCAGTAAAGTCACGAATGAACAAAATGAACAATAACGTTTACATTGAATTTAGAAATCCAAGAAACATCCCTCTAAAGTAATCCCACCAAATATGCCACTATAAAGCGTTCAATAGGCAAAATCAATTTAGCAAAACACAAAAAAAACCGGATATTCTATAACGCTGTTATACCTGTAGGATTGTTATCAGGTGATAACCGCGTAATAAAATATCCGGCAGTTATATACTACGTCTTAGTAAAAGATCGACAAAAAGAAAATAGATATCAATGCGCAAAAAACAAGTAAAATAAAAATTGCGCGAAACAAAATCTCTGTTCTGTCTGGAGTGGATTCGAGGCCATTCAACTCATGATGTCCATCTCCGTGGTTGATTATCAGGTTTTTCATACAAACAAATTAAAAAAGGATTCACAATAAATAGGTCACATTTTGCCACCAAAGCCTTATTCCTCACATCCTCTTTTATGAAAGTACAAAATAAATAGCTAAAATGGACAACTTTTGCCGGTCATTTTAGGGCAGAAACCCGTTCATTTTGTTCAATCCGCTTAGCCTCGCTTTTTCCGCTTGTTGGCATCTTCATGAGGCAAGTGCGCAGGAGCAGGAGTCTTAGGGGGTGTTGCGACATTTGTGCTATCTTCTCCCATATCCTCCGGTGTTACCAGCTCACCTCTTTTATAGTATTCCTTTACCATTTTTCCTGTTTCTTCATCATACAGCTTCCACACCCCATTCCTCACTGAATTGCCCTGCCGCACTATCTCTACCGGTGTTTCCCGCTGTGTCACCGGATCTACTACCATCACGGTATCCCGCTGCCCTTCTATTTCTGTGGCCAGATATGCACCTTCTTCACTTCGTTTACCATTTGGATAAAAGTATTTGCAATAACCATCCAGAACATTGTTCTTATAGGTTTCTTCGGCCATAATATTGCCTCCCAGCGAAGTCTTTTTCCAGAGACCTTCTTTACGACTGTTTTTATAATTCCCTTCCCAGATATAACCCGGCTCTCCTCTCAGCTCCGGTACTTCTTCCACCCAATACCCCTGCCGGCGCTGCTGTGCATCCTTCTGATTCCGCGCCTGGCCCTGGCCAGCTGCCACGATCAACATCTGTAATAATACCACGATAAACAGTTGCTTCATAATACCGTTGTTTTATCACAAGTTAAATATTTTAACCATATATTTAAAATAATGACATAAAAAAGCCGGTGTTCCTTCTCCTGAACACCGGCTTTTTGTTTTTTTAGTTGCGTTACTATTGATGCAGCTTGATATCTCCCAGCTTGGTATCCTTACCCCTTTCAATTTTCACATTCGTAATAGTCGTGTCTTTGTACCCGTTGGAAGTATTTATAAATACGTTCCAGGTACCTGTTTTCAGACCGCGCACTTTAAACTCGCCACTTCTCCAGGGCAAAGCATACAGTGTGTCGTTATTACTGTTATAAACAGATATCACAGGGTAGGCATCCCATGGTGTAACGCGACCAGAAAGACTGCCCATTTTCAGGATAGTGAATACGTTGATATACGGACGCAGGATAAACTTGCCATTCCATGTCTTAATGATGGAACGCTGAATGTCGAAGTCCAGCCACAGCTGCAGATTGCTGGAAGATACTTCGTCCCATTCATCATGCCTTATCCTTATAATAATTTTGGATTGTCCGGCAACAGAAGCAACCGGATAGGTTACACTGTTTTTCACCAGGGAATTGTTGTTGCCAATAGTGATACGGATTTGTTTCATCACACCTTTTTTGACCAAACCACCGGCCAGTAAAGTATCCGCACCATTTCTGAGTGTGAGCAGGTCGTACACACCAGGATGAATGTTCAGCGAATCCCATACCAGGCAACTGTCCCGGCCCTGGCGATCATGATCGTGATCTTCATCCCACCAGCAACGATCGCGGTCGTTCCAGCTTTCATCATCCTTGTTACCGCAAGTGTCTACCAACACTTCCACCTTACGGATGTCCAACAATACTTTGTCAAACAAACCAGGATCATCAGAAAGAAACAAACTTACTTTTTGCTGATTTTGGGGAATCGGCTCATTGGATGAAGACTGGTCTTTCTTACAGGAATACAAGAGTACGGCTGCCAATAGCGCAATAGAAACTACCAGCAAACCTCGCTTCAGGAGAGCATTTTTCATAAATAGATGGTTTTATACAATAAAAAATATATGGCTGATGCAAATAGCAAGTAGCAGCATATATACCTGTCTGTTGATGTGTGTCCAGCTGTAGGTTCAGGTTCATCGGCACTTCTGTATTGAAGCTAATGACTAATGCTAAATGCTATAAAGAAACGTTAGTATCTCTCCTCTTATTGCTATTGCACTAAACGTTCATGTAATAGATGGAGTAAACAGATAAAAGTTTAAACAATGTTAAAATAAAAATCCTGCGACGGCAGTTACCGTCACAGGATTTAAAATGAGTGTATGTCAAACAATTATACAGTAACAGGTTTCAGTATGGTTATACCCAATGGCGGAAGACGCAGGGTAAGGGTGTATTCCCGTCCGTTATAAAATTGTTTCACCGCTTTCTGGGGACCACTATTTATCACCCCGCTTCCATAATATTTAGAATGATCACTGTTTAATATTTCTTCCCATATTCCTCCCTGTGGAATGCCCACCGAATACTGCTCACGGGGCACCGGTGTCATGTTCAGTACTATCAGCAACAAATCACCGGCAGCCTTACCACGACGAACATAGGCCAGCACACAATTATCATAATCATTCACTGTCATCCATTCAAATCCTTCTGCTTCAAACTGCAATTCATATAAAGCGGTAGACTGACGGTACACCAGGTTGACGTCTTTTACAAAATCCTGAATCCCTTTATGTGTTGCATATTTCAGCAGATGCCAGTCCAGTTCACCTTTGTGATTCCATTCTGAAGTCTGCCCAAACTCACCACCCATAAACAATAACTTGGTACCGGGATGCGTATACATATAACCGTACAACAATCGCAGGTTAGCGCATTTCTGCCACTCATCGCCGGGCATCTTATATAATAAGGGAGACTTGCCGTGTACTACTTCGTCATGGCTCAGCGGCAGCATGAAATTCTCACTGAATGCATACACCAGACTAAAGGTGAGATCGTTCTGGTACCATTTACGATGTATGGGATCTTTCTTAAAATAGTCCAGCGTGTCATTCATCCATCCCATCATCCACTTCATTCCAAATCCCAGTCCTCCCATAAAAGTAGGTCTGGACACGCCATAATGATTGGTAGAATCTTCCGCGATGGTTTGCACATCGGGGAACAACGCATAAACGGTCTCATTCAGTTTCTTCAGAAAACTAATGGCTTCCAGGTTTTCATTACCACCCAGCTCATTAGGCACCCAGGCGCCTCTCTCCCGGGAATAATCCAGATGGATCATAGAAGCTACCGCATCCACCCGCAGAGCGTCTATATGAAATTTGTCCAGCCAGTAGATAGCGTTGCTTAACAAAAAGGAACGGACCTCACTGCGTGCATAGTTGAAGATATAACTGTTCCAATCCGGATGATAACCCTTACGCATATCCGCATATTCGTACACATGCGAACCATCAAACCGGTACAGGCCGTGGGCATCATGGGGGAAATGGGAAGGTACCCAGTCCAGGATCACCCCTATTTCTGCCTGATGGAAGGCCTCTATCATATCCATAAATTCCTGAGGGGTGCCATACCGGGAGGTAGCAGCATAATATCCTGTCTGCTGGTAGCCCCAGGAACCGTCAAACGGATGTTCCATGACAGGCATCAGCTCCACATGGGTAAAGCCCATTTCTTTCACATATGGCACCAGCATGGCTGCTATTTCACCATAGGAATAATAGAGCTCTTCATTGGCAGGGTCTGGCCTGCGCCAGGAGCCCAGGTGTACTTCATATACAGCAATAGGGCTATTCAGGCTGTTGTGGGCTTTACGGCCCTGCATCCATTTTTTATCGTTCCAGGTATGATCAAGGGGATGCACAATGGAAGCTGTTTGGGGGCGTACTTCCCAGCGGGTGGCAAAGGGATCACCTTTCTGCAATACTTCTCCGCTATTGGAGCGGATAAAATATTTATAGAGCGAGCCGGCTTCTACACCTGGCACAAAACCTTCCCATATACCGGAGTTGTCCCAGCGGGGCAACAGGGTATGGGTGTAATGGTCCCATTGATTAAAATCACCCATAACAGCTACGAATGCTGCATCGGGTGCCCATACCGCAAAATAGGTACCAGGCACTCCTTCGTATTCTAGGGTATGTGCGCCGAATTTTTCGTATAGCCGGTAATGAGAGCCTGCCTGAAACAAGGCAATATCACCGGAAGAAAAGAGGGAAAATGGTTGTACAGTCTGCAAAGGGCGATTGATAACTCCGGTCATAGTAACGTGTGAATTGGGTGTTCTTGATAAACAAGATAGTTTAAATTTCGCGAAATGACCGGATACTTGTCGGATAGATGACAAAAAAGATAGGGATTTGGATAAATCCAAATCCCTATCTCCTAAATTATCTAAATACTTAATTAGTACTTACGTTTGAACGGAGGTCTGCCACCACCGGAAAACTCGCGTTTTTCGCCGGTACGGGCACCACCGCCGCCAGGAGACCAGCTTCTCTTACGAGGGCTGCCGCCACCACCTTCACGGTTGCCGCCATAGCTGCGACCACCACCACGTTTATCACCGTCCTGAGACATTTCGATCCGCACGCTGCGGCCGTTGTACTCTACTTTTTTGAAGCTCTGGGTCACTTTTTCTACTTCATCATTTTCCACTTCAAAGAAAGAGTAAACACCTTTCAGGTCGATACGGCCGATTTTATTACCACGCAAACCAGTGTTGTCGCACAGGTAGCGGAGCATATCACCGCGGGTGAAATCATCTACAGAACCGAGGTTGATGAACAGACGGGTGAATTTACCGCTGCTTCTGCGATCGCGGCCTTCTTCGCCAGAACGTTTGTCGTCTTTTACGTTCAGGTCTGGTGCATCCTGGTAGTACTCAAGGAACTGATTGAACTCCAGGGAAGCAAAGCGTTTGATCAGCTCTTCCTTGGTCATGGATGCAAACTCTTCGTATATGCGTTCCAGGTATGGTTCGATCTGTTCTTCGTTAACAGTTACGTTGTGTACTTTATGTACCAGTCCGAACAGTTGTTTTTCGCAAACGGCGAAACCATCCGGCACTTCTGCTTTCACGAATTTTTTACCGATTACTCTTTCGATCTGACGGATTTTACCGATGTCGCGGCCGCCGATAACAGCGATAGAGACACCAGATCTGCCGGCTCTTCCGGTACGACCACTACGGTGTGTGTAGTTTTCCACGTCATCAGGCAGATCGTAGTTGATAACGTGTGTTACGTTATCTACGTCGATACCACGGGCAGCAACGTCGGTCGCTACCAGCACCTGCAGTGCTTTTTCGCGGAAACGTTTCATTACCTTATCACGCTGTTGCTGGGTAAGGTCACCGTGCAGAGCGTCTGCATTGTACCCGTCCTTGATCAGGGATTCTGCAATCTCCTGAGACTCAATTTTGGTACGGGTAAAGATGATACCGAAGATATCGGGGTTGTAGTCCACGATACGTTTCAGGGCAGCATATCTTTCGCGTGGGCGTACCACGTAATATTCATGTTCGATGTTGGCGTTACCGCTGTTTTTGGTCCCTACAGTCAGTTCGAAGGGATCTTCCATGTATTTTTTGGCAATGCGACGCACTTCCTGGGGCATGGTAGCAGAAAACAGCCAGGTAGTTTTAGCTTCCGGAGTGTTGGACAGGATGCTGTTAATGTCTTCCTGGAAGCCCATGTTCAGCATTTCGTCTGCTTCGTCCAGTACGGCGTAGCGTACGTTATCGAAGTTGATGGCACCACGGTCAATGATGTCGAGCAGACGGCCGGGAGTAGCTACTACGATGTGTACACCTCTTTTCAGATCGCGCAGCTGCTGCACGATGCTGGAACCGCCATATACCGCCACAATATTTACTACGCCGAGGTATTTGCTGAAATTTTTGAGGTCATTAGTGATCTGCAGACACAGTTCACGGGTAGGGCACAGGATCAGGCCTTGTGGTTTGTTGATCGTCAGGTCCAGTTGCTGCAGCAATGGTAAGCCAAAAGCAGCGGTTTTACCGGTGCCCGTCTGGGCCAGTCCTACGAAATCGCGGTCACCACTTAAAAGTACGGGAATAGCCTGTTCCTGGATGGGCGTTGGGGAAACGAAACCCAGGTCCGTAATTCCCTTTAAAATAGGCTCTTGTAAGCCCAGTGATTCGAATGTTGTCATTGATTTGCATTAATCGGGCTCCGTCGGGAGCCATGTAAAGCCTTTCGCCACCTTGGCGACCGGCCGTTGGAAATATTTTCTAAATTAATTCACCTTCCAGGTCGTAATCAAACGCTTTGGTGATACGTACTTCCACGAAGTCGCCCGGTTTCAGGCGTTTGGTGGTATTAATGATCACTTCATTGTCTACTTCCACGGAGTCAAATTCGGTGCGGGCAAGGTATCTGCCTGCTTCTTTTTTGTCTACGACTACCTTAAATACTTTACCTTCCTTTTCCTGGTTTTTTTCGAGGGAGATTTCCTGCTGCACTTCCATGATCTCCTGTGCTCTTCTTTCTTTTTCTTCAGCAGGGATGTTGTCCTCCAGTGCATGAGCACTGGTACCTTCTTCATGACTATAGGTGAATACCCCTACCCTGTCAAAACGCATTCTTTCCAGGAAGCCTTTCAGTTCTTCTACATCCTCTTCCGTTTCACCGGGGAATCCGGCGATCAGGGTGGTACGCAAGCAGATGCCGGGTACTTTGGCGCGGATGTTATGAACCAGTTCTTCTATCTCTTCACGGGTAATCTGGCGTTTCATGGCTTTCAGCATGGCATTGGAAGCGTGCTGCAGCGGCATGTCCAGATAGTTGCAGATGTTAGGGAATTCGTTCATCACGTCCAGCACTTCCATTGGGAACTTGGTGGGATAAGCATAGTGCAGGCGTATCCATTCCAGTCCTTCCACGGCGGCCAGTGCCCTCATGAGGTCGGCCAGGCGGCGCTGTTTGTACAGATCCAGACCGTAGTAGGTCAGTTCCTGTGCGATGAGCATAATTTCCTTTACACCGGAGCGTACCAGCTTTTCGGCTTCCTTTACCAGCTCCTCAATGGGGCG
Encoded proteins:
- a CDS encoding toxin-antitoxin system YwqK family antitoxin; the protein is MKQLFIVVLLQMLIVAAGQGQARNQKDAQQRRQGYWVEEVPELRGEPGYIWEGNYKNSRKEGLWKKTSLGGNIMAEETYKNNVLDGYCKYFYPNGKRSEEGAYLATEIEGQRDTVMVVDPVTQRETPVEIVRQGNSVRNGVWKLYDEETGKMVKEYYKRGELVTPEDMGEDSTNVATPPKTPAPAHLPHEDANKRKKRG
- a CDS encoding DUF4382 domain-containing protein produces the protein MKNALLKRGLLVVSIALLAAVLLYSCKKDQSSSNEPIPQNQQKVSLFLSDDPGLFDKVLLDIRKVEVLVDTCGNKDDESWNDRDRCWWDEDHDHDRQGRDSCLVWDSLNIHPGVYDLLTLRNGADTLLAGGLVKKGVMKQIRITIGNNNSLVKNSVTYPVASVAGQSKIIIRIRHDEWDEVSSSNLQLWLDFDIQRSIIKTWNGKFILRPYINVFTILKMGSLSGRVTPWDAYPVISVYNSNNDTLYALPWRSGEFKVRGLKTGTWNVFINTSNGYKDTTITNVKIERGKDTKLGDIKLHQ
- the glgB gene encoding 1,4-alpha-glucan branching protein GlgB, whose product is MTGVINRPLQTVQPFSLFSSGDIALFQAGSHYRLYEKFGAHTLEYEGVPGTYFAVWAPDAAFVAVMGDFNQWDHYTHTLLPRWDNSGIWEGFVPGVEAGSLYKYFIRSNSGEVLQKGDPFATRWEVRPQTASIVHPLDHTWNDKKWMQGRKAHNSLNSPIAVYEVHLGSWRRPDPANEELYYSYGEIAAMLVPYVKEMGFTHVELMPVMEHPFDGSWGYQQTGYYAATSRYGTPQEFMDMIEAFHQAEIGVILDWVPSHFPHDAHGLYRFDGSHVYEYADMRKGYHPDWNSYIFNYARSEVRSFLLSNAIYWLDKFHIDALRVDAVASMIHLDYSRERGAWVPNELGGNENLEAISFLKKLNETVYALFPDVQTIAEDSTNHYGVSRPTFMGGLGFGMKWMMGWMNDTLDYFKKDPIHRKWYQNDLTFSLVYAFSENFMLPLSHDEVVHGKSPLLYKMPGDEWQKCANLRLLYGYMYTHPGTKLLFMGGEFGQTSEWNHKGELDWHLLKYATHKGIQDFVKDVNLVYRQSTALYELQFEAEGFEWMTVNDYDNCVLAYVRRGKAAGDLLLIVLNMTPVPREQYSVGIPQGGIWEEILNSDHSKYYGSGVINSGPQKAVKQFYNGREYTLTLRLPPLGITILKPVTV
- a CDS encoding DEAD/DEAH box helicase — translated: MTTFESLGLQEPILKGITDLGFVSPTPIQEQAIPVLLSGDRDFVGLAQTGTGKTAAFGLPLLQQLDLTINKPQGLILCPTRELCLQITNDLKNFSKYLGVVNIVAVYGGSSIVQQLRDLKRGVHIVVATPGRLLDIIDRGAINFDNVRYAVLDEADEMLNMGFQEDINSILSNTPEAKTTWLFSATMPQEVRRIAKKYMEDPFELTVGTKNSGNANIEHEYYVVRPRERYAALKRIVDYNPDIFGIIFTRTKIESQEIAESLIKDGYNADALHGDLTQQQRDKVMKRFREKALQVLVATDVAARGIDVDNVTHVINYDLPDDVENYTHRSGRTGRAGRSGVSIAVIGGRDIGKIRQIERVIGKKFVKAEVPDGFAVCEKQLFGLVHKVHNVTVNEEQIEPYLERIYEEFASMTKEELIKRFASLEFNQFLEYYQDAPDLNVKDDKRSGEEGRDRRSSGKFTRLFINLGSVDDFTRGDMLRYLCDNTGLRGNKIGRIDLKGVYSFFEVENDEVEKVTQSFKKVEYNGRSVRIEMSQDGDKRGGGRSYGGNREGGGGSPRKRSWSPGGGGARTGEKREFSGGGRPPFKRKY
- the rimO gene encoding 30S ribosomal protein S12 methylthiotransferase RimO yields the protein MKTKTLKKDKVNIITLGCSKNMVDSEVLSGQLLANEIDVVHESTKRDHNIVVVNTCGFIDKAKEESINTILEQVELKQRGKLDKVYVTGCLSERYRGDLESEIGGVDAWFGTMELPLLLKKFDADYKSELIGERLLSTPSHYAYLKIAEGCNRTCSFCAIPLMRGGHVSRPIEELVKEAEKLVRSGVKEIMLIAQELTYYGLDLYKQRRLADLMRALAAVEGLEWIRLHYAYPTKFPMEVLDVMNEFPNICNYLDMPLQHASNAMLKAMKRQITREEIEELVHNIRAKVPGICLRTTLIAGFPGETEEDVEELKGFLERMRFDRVGVFTYSHEEGTSAHALEDNIPAEEKERRAQEIMEVQQEISLEKNQEKEGKVFKVVVDKKEAGRYLARTEFDSVEVDNEVIINTTKRLKPGDFVEVRITKAFDYDLEGELI